The Arthrobacter russicus genome has a segment encoding these proteins:
- the secE gene encoding preprotein translocase subunit SecE has translation MTETAASSSQDRPAKKSGNDAKGAKSGKPGFFGRIALFVRQVIGELRKVVTPTRKELIRFTIVVLIFVILMMAIVTVLDTAFGIGIGWVFGGTGSVER, from the coding sequence TTGACCGAAACAGCTGCCAGTAGCTCCCAGGACCGTCCTGCCAAGAAGTCTGGCAATGACGCCAAGGGTGCCAAGTCCGGCAAGCCGGGATTCTTTGGGCGCATTGCGCTCTTCGTCCGGCAGGTTATCGGCGAATTGCGCAAGGTGGTCACCCCCACCCGCAAAGAGCTGATCCGCTTCACCATTGTGGTTCTGATTTTCGTGATTCTCATGATGGCGATCGTGACCGTCCTCGATACGGCCTTCGGCATTGGCATCGGCTGGGTCTTCGGCGGCACCGGATCGGTTGAACGGTAG
- a CDS encoding GNAT family N-acetyltransferase produces the protein MPVFRPAEPADLDAVVELAAATFPYSAPAGADPENIAAHIHRYLRGEVFTGYLNNPAARLLLAEGPGGLQGYSLLLVEAPSDPEVAAAVQGRPTAELSKCYVRSECFGSGLAAELMRETLDRARETGLASIWLGVSNVNERAKKFYRKHGFEAVGTKHFMFGGVAERDDVLELGL, from the coding sequence ATGCCCGTTTTCCGCCCTGCAGAACCCGCCGACCTCGACGCCGTCGTCGAACTCGCCGCAGCGACTTTCCCCTATTCCGCGCCGGCCGGTGCCGATCCGGAGAACATCGCAGCGCACATCCACCGGTATCTCAGAGGCGAGGTTTTCACCGGATACCTGAACAATCCGGCGGCCCGGCTCTTGCTCGCCGAGGGCCCGGGCGGACTGCAGGGCTACAGTTTGCTGCTGGTCGAAGCACCCTCGGACCCGGAGGTCGCGGCGGCGGTCCAGGGGCGGCCCACCGCGGAACTGAGCAAATGCTACGTCCGGTCGGAATGCTTCGGCTCCGGCTTGGCCGCCGAACTGATGCGGGAAACCTTGGACCGGGCCAGGGAAACCGGCCTCGCCTCAATCTGGCTCGGCGTGAGCAATGTCAACGAACGGGCCAAAAAATTCTATCGGAAACACGGTTTCGAAGCCGTGGGTACAAAGCATTTCATGTTCGGCGGAGTTGCCGAACGCGATGATGTGCTGGAACTCGGGCTGTGA
- a CDS encoding pyridoxal phosphate-dependent aminotransferase yields the protein MTSSRISQRIAAIAESATLAVDAKAKALKAAGRPVISFGAGEPDFPTPGYIVEAAVEAARDPKNHRYSPAGGLPELREAIAAQTLRDSGYPVDAAQVLVTNGGKQAVYQAFATLLDPGDEVLVPSPFWTTYPEAIRLAGGIPVDVFAGTDQGYLVTVEQLEAALTPKTKVLLFVSPSNPTGAVYSPEQTREIGQWAAAKGLWVVSDEIYQHLTYDGVPFTSIATAAPELGDKVVLVNGVAKTYAMTGWRVGWMIGPKDVIKAATNLQSHATSNVSNVSQRAALAAVSGPLDAVHEMGVAFDRRRKAIVAGLNQIPGLECPTPHGAFYVYADVRGLLPRLNVATSAELANLILEKTEVAVVPGEAFGPSGYLRLSYALGDDDLAEGVRRLQEFLS from the coding sequence ATGACTTCCAGCCGTATCTCGCAGCGCATTGCCGCGATCGCCGAATCCGCAACCCTTGCCGTCGATGCCAAAGCCAAGGCGCTCAAGGCGGCCGGCCGGCCAGTGATCAGCTTCGGCGCGGGCGAGCCCGACTTCCCCACTCCGGGCTACATCGTGGAAGCCGCAGTCGAGGCGGCGCGGGATCCCAAAAACCACCGGTACTCCCCCGCCGGCGGACTGCCGGAACTGCGCGAGGCGATTGCCGCACAGACCCTGCGGGATTCCGGCTACCCGGTCGACGCCGCGCAGGTGCTGGTGACCAACGGCGGAAAACAAGCCGTGTATCAGGCCTTCGCCACGCTGCTCGATCCCGGTGACGAGGTGCTCGTGCCCAGCCCGTTCTGGACGACCTACCCAGAGGCGATCAGGCTTGCCGGCGGTATTCCGGTGGACGTTTTCGCCGGAACCGATCAGGGTTACCTGGTGACCGTGGAACAGTTAGAAGCGGCTCTGACGCCCAAAACCAAGGTGCTGCTTTTTGTTTCACCGTCCAACCCGACCGGTGCCGTGTATTCTCCGGAACAGACTCGGGAAATCGGCCAGTGGGCTGCGGCCAAGGGGCTCTGGGTGGTCAGCGACGAAATCTACCAGCACCTGACCTACGACGGCGTGCCGTTCACTTCGATCGCCACGGCGGCCCCGGAGTTGGGCGACAAAGTGGTATTGGTGAACGGCGTGGCCAAAACCTATGCGATGACCGGTTGGCGAGTGGGCTGGATGATCGGCCCGAAAGACGTGATCAAGGCGGCGACCAATCTGCAGTCCCATGCGACGTCGAATGTTTCCAACGTCTCGCAGCGCGCTGCTTTGGCCGCGGTTTCCGGACCCTTGGACGCGGTGCACGAGATGGGCGTGGCTTTCGACCGGCGCAGGAAAGCCATCGTGGCCGGGTTGAACCAGATCCCGGGGCTGGAATGCCCCACTCCGCACGGGGCGTTCTACGTCTACGCCGATGTCCGCGGGCTGTTGCCCCGCCTCAACGTTGCCACCTCGGCCGAATTGGCAAATTTGATCCTGGAAAAGACCGAGGTTGCCGTAGTTCCCGGAGAAGCCTTCGGACCTAGCGGGTATCTGCGTTTGTCCTACGCTTTGGGCGACGACGATTTGGCCGAAGGCGTGCGGCGCTTGCAGGAATTCCTGAGCTAG
- the rplJ gene encoding 50S ribosomal protein L10, protein MATPNKVAAVDEITTDFKESTAAVLTEYRGLTVAKLKELRVSLGTETKFSVVKNTLTAIAAKEAGVDAFEGQLAGPTAIAFIKGDAVAAAKSLTDFAKTNKELVIKTGIFEGKALNAAEVAALAALESRELQLTKVASILKAPIAAAARSIDALRIKLAEGAPAAPAEEAAPAEAPAAEEAPAEAAPVAEEAAAEAPAEAAAETETPAEA, encoded by the coding sequence ATGGCAACGCCGAACAAGGTGGCCGCCGTGGATGAGATCACCACTGATTTCAAAGAATCCACCGCAGCAGTCCTGACCGAATACCGTGGGCTCACCGTTGCGAAGCTCAAAGAGCTGCGCGTATCCCTGGGCACCGAGACCAAGTTCTCGGTCGTCAAGAATACGTTGACCGCAATTGCCGCGAAGGAAGCTGGTGTTGACGCTTTCGAAGGTCAGCTCGCCGGCCCGACCGCAATCGCGTTCATCAAGGGCGACGCAGTCGCCGCAGCGAAGAGCCTGACGGATTTTGCCAAGACCAACAAAGAACTGGTCATCAAGACCGGTATCTTCGAGGGCAAGGCATTGAACGCCGCTGAGGTTGCCGCACTGGCAGCACTCGAATCCCGTGAACTGCAGCTCACCAAGGTTGCCAGTATCCTCAAGGCTCCGATTGCCGCAGCCGCGCGTTCCATCGACGCGCTGCGCATCAAGCTTGCCGAGGGCGCTCCGGCTGCCCCCGCTGAAGAGGCTGCTCCCGCAGAGGCCCCGGCCGCTGAGGAAGCTCCGGCTGAAGCAGCTCCGGTAGCTGAAGAAGCCGCGGCCGAGGCTCCGGCCGAAGCTGCTGCCGAGACCGAGACTCCTGCCGAGGCTTAG
- the rplA gene encoding 50S ribosomal protein L1: MAKRSKAYEAAVAKIEEGKQYAPVDAVKLAKDTNPSKFDATVEVAFRLGVDPRKADQMVRGTVILPHGTGKTARVLVFATGDRAEAAIAAGADFVGSDDLIEKIAGGWTDFDAAVATPDLMGKVGRLGKVLGPRNLMPNPKTGTVTVDVAKAVNEIKGGKIDFRVDKHSNLHFIIGKVSFDAKQLAENYAAALDEVLRLKPSTSKGRYLQKATVTTTFGPGISVDPNVTKVLTEA; encoded by the coding sequence ATGGCAAAGCGCAGCAAAGCATATGAGGCAGCAGTAGCCAAGATCGAAGAGGGCAAGCAGTACGCCCCCGTCGACGCGGTCAAGCTGGCCAAAGACACCAACCCGTCCAAGTTCGACGCCACCGTCGAGGTCGCGTTCCGTTTGGGCGTCGACCCGCGCAAGGCGGACCAGATGGTCCGCGGCACGGTCATCCTGCCGCACGGCACCGGCAAGACCGCCCGCGTCCTGGTTTTCGCAACCGGCGACCGGGCTGAGGCCGCAATCGCAGCCGGCGCCGACTTCGTCGGTTCGGACGATCTGATCGAAAAGATCGCCGGCGGTTGGACCGATTTCGACGCCGCTGTGGCGACCCCGGACCTGATGGGCAAGGTCGGCCGTTTGGGCAAGGTCCTCGGACCGCGCAACTTGATGCCGAACCCGAAGACCGGCACGGTGACCGTTGACGTCGCGAAGGCCGTCAACGAAATCAAGGGCGGCAAGATCGACTTCCGCGTCGACAAGCACTCCAACCTGCACTTCATCATCGGCAAGGTGTCCTTCGACGCCAAGCAGCTCGCGGAGAACTACGCAGCCGCGCTCGACGAAGTGCTCCGTTTGAAGCCGTCCACGTCCAAAGGCCGCTACTTGCAGAAGGCAACCGTGACTACCACGTTCGGCCCGGGCATCTCGGTCGACCCGAACGTCACCAAGGTCCTCACCGAGGCCTAA
- the rplK gene encoding 50S ribosomal protein L11, with the protein MAPKKKVTGLIKLQIQAGAANPAPPIGPALGQHGVNIMEFCKAYNAATESQRGNVIPVEITVYEDRSFTFITKTPPAAELIKKAAGVAKGSATPHTVKVAKLTQAQVNEIATQKLVDLNANDVEAAAKIIAGTARSMGITVEG; encoded by the coding sequence GTGGCTCCCAAAAAGAAAGTCACCGGCCTCATCAAGTTGCAGATCCAGGCAGGCGCCGCCAATCCGGCACCGCCTATCGGTCCTGCACTTGGTCAGCACGGTGTCAACATCATGGAATTCTGCAAGGCGTACAACGCTGCGACCGAATCCCAGCGTGGAAACGTCATCCCGGTGGAAATCACGGTTTACGAAGACCGTTCCTTCACCTTCATCACCAAGACCCCGCCGGCCGCCGAGCTGATCAAAAAGGCTGCCGGCGTCGCCAAGGGTTCGGCTACCCCGCACACCGTGAAGGTTGCCAAGCTGACCCAGGCCCAGGTGAATGAAATCGCAACCCAGAAGCTCGTGGACTTGAACGCCAACGACGTCGAGGCTGCGGCCAAGATCATCGCCGGCACCGCCCGCTCGATGGGCATCACCGTAGAGGGCTGA
- the rplL gene encoding 50S ribosomal protein L7/L12, translating into MAKLTNDELIEAFKELTIIELSEFVKQFEETFEVTAAAVAVAGPAGGGGEAAAEEEKDSFDVILESAGDKKIAVIKEVRALTSLGLKEAKDVVDAAPKAVLEGATKEAAEKAKAQLEEAGATVTLK; encoded by the coding sequence ATGGCAAAGCTCACCAACGACGAGCTCATTGAAGCTTTCAAGGAACTGACCATCATCGAACTCTCCGAGTTCGTGAAGCAGTTCGAGGAGACCTTCGAGGTCACCGCTGCTGCGGTTGCAGTTGCCGGCCCCGCCGGTGGCGGCGGCGAAGCTGCTGCTGAGGAAGAGAAGGATTCCTTCGACGTCATCCTCGAATCCGCTGGCGACAAGAAGATTGCAGTCATCAAGGAGGTGCGCGCGCTGACCTCCTTGGGCCTGAAAGAAGCCAAGGACGTTGTCGACGCTGCTCCGAAGGCTGTCCTCGAAGGCGCCACCAAGGAAGCTGCCGAGAAGGCCAAGGCTCAGCTCGAAGAAGCCGGCGCTACCGTTACCCTCAAGTAA
- a CDS encoding endonuclease domain-containing protein: MGRWAELQRVGVTRFELNQALARRDVHRPFRAIYQLPGADPQDLLRAEFSASFGCISAAGVHGLWVWKKPVKPHLSASRALCSDGRFVVHRSRDRQPRVVEVAECVRQAIGCLPELEALVVAESALVLGKMSPAELRDIAQKTKSAKARRVTRQVELTSQSLIETIARQSLRAAGFQVECQYRIEGVGRVDLWLEGKLAIELDGRQFHSGEAEFLEDRRRWNELTLRGIPLLRFPAKLVLNSPERLVSIVTSWLANQG, from the coding sequence GTGGGCCGCTGGGCGGAACTGCAGCGAGTCGGAGTCACCCGGTTCGAACTCAATCAAGCGCTGGCGCGGCGAGATGTGCACCGGCCGTTCCGAGCCATCTACCAACTTCCCGGAGCTGACCCGCAAGACCTGCTCCGGGCCGAGTTCTCGGCGTCTTTCGGCTGTATCAGCGCGGCAGGGGTACATGGTTTGTGGGTGTGGAAAAAGCCGGTCAAACCCCATCTTTCGGCGTCCCGGGCATTGTGTTCAGACGGTAGGTTCGTGGTTCACCGGAGCCGCGACCGGCAGCCCCGAGTCGTCGAAGTCGCGGAGTGCGTGCGTCAAGCGATTGGCTGCCTGCCGGAGTTGGAGGCTCTTGTGGTTGCTGAATCCGCCTTGGTTTTGGGCAAGATGAGTCCGGCTGAGCTCCGGGATATCGCCCAGAAGACGAAAAGCGCGAAAGCGCGTCGGGTGACCCGCCAGGTCGAACTCACCTCGCAGTCCTTGATCGAGACCATCGCCCGGCAGAGCCTTCGTGCTGCGGGCTTTCAGGTGGAATGCCAATACCGTATCGAGGGGGTGGGCCGGGTGGACCTTTGGCTGGAGGGCAAACTGGCAATCGAACTCGACGGCAGGCAGTTCCATAGCGGGGAGGCTGAATTTCTGGAGGATCGCAGACGGTGGAACGAACTCACGCTGCGTGGAATCCCACTGCTCCGATTTCCCGCAAAACTGGTCTTGAACTCGCCGGAGAGACTCGTCAGCATAGTGACCTCCTGGTTGGCGAACCAGGGTTAG
- a CDS encoding GNAT family N-acetyltransferase yields the protein MTQAASLEIEELRLPESLDSPAAADFLAAVEVVRQERLDTWGNDDLAYTPDEVLVMASDPYERHVYLIAKLDGVVRGQSEIILPLEDNQHLAWVWLSTDPGTRGEGIGKALLLASEAYIKAQGRTTVVVETSHPADTVAEAGAATLKPATGVGELPVSSREVRFAQNAGYTLEQVERFSGCDLPVDPEALSSHLRIAESAAAADYRLHTWTDRCPEEWVDDFAWLESRMSTDAPHAGVDLDEEPWDADRVREGESIALAQGRTTLVTAVEHLATGKLAGFTVITVLGHRSDVVFQDDTLVIREHRGHKLGLWVKVANLARIAAEQPAARRIYTWNAAENEHMLAVNVSLGFVPTGFTGQWQKVLD from the coding sequence GTGACCCAAGCAGCATCGTTGGAGATCGAAGAACTCCGGCTCCCGGAGAGCCTGGACAGCCCGGCGGCCGCCGACTTCCTGGCCGCGGTAGAGGTCGTCCGGCAGGAGCGGCTGGACACCTGGGGAAACGACGACCTCGCCTACACCCCGGACGAGGTCCTGGTGATGGCTTCGGACCCCTACGAGCGGCATGTCTACCTGATCGCCAAGCTCGACGGCGTGGTCCGCGGGCAGAGCGAGATCATCCTGCCGCTCGAGGACAACCAGCACCTTGCCTGGGTCTGGCTCTCCACCGATCCGGGGACCCGGGGCGAAGGCATAGGCAAGGCTCTGCTGCTGGCTTCCGAGGCGTACATCAAGGCGCAAGGCCGAACCACCGTGGTGGTGGAAACGTCGCACCCGGCAGACACCGTGGCCGAAGCCGGCGCGGCCACGCTCAAGCCGGCGACCGGGGTGGGGGAGTTGCCGGTGAGCAGCCGGGAAGTCCGGTTCGCCCAGAACGCCGGATACACCTTGGAGCAGGTCGAACGGTTTTCCGGCTGCGACCTCCCGGTGGATCCGGAGGCGTTGTCCAGCCATTTGCGGATCGCCGAGTCAGCAGCCGCTGCTGACTACCGCTTGCACACCTGGACGGACCGCTGCCCGGAGGAGTGGGTCGACGACTTCGCCTGGCTGGAGTCCCGGATGTCCACCGACGCGCCGCATGCCGGAGTGGACCTCGACGAGGAACCCTGGGACGCGGACCGGGTGCGCGAAGGCGAGTCGATCGCGTTGGCACAGGGACGGACTACGCTGGTCACCGCCGTCGAACATCTGGCTACCGGGAAGTTGGCCGGATTCACCGTGATCACCGTTCTGGGGCACCGTTCCGATGTGGTTTTCCAGGATGACACATTGGTGATCCGCGAACACCGCGGGCACAAACTCGGCCTATGGGTGAAGGTCGCGAATTTGGCCCGGATCGCCGCGGAGCAACCGGCTGCGCGGCGGATCTATACCTGGAACGCTGCGGAAAACGAGCACATGCTCGCGGTCAATGTGTCGTTGGGCTTCGTACCCACCGGGTTCACCGGGCAATGGCAGAAGGTGCTGGATTGA
- a CDS encoding GNAT family N-acetyltransferase, whose translation MTDPAEAKATAERTVLLRPRTDADLPGLLAILAACAEDSGYFADDAGRLVPHALESLADPRFSASWVAEDQHGLLGQVSIMPLSASEDLAYLPFWLAATGAPIERHCLIKRLFVDPQQQGRGVARSLMSAAMAVISANGMIGVLDTASVAESAMALYRRSGWREVARCKPTWSDGAFDAVLFVQPGS comes from the coding sequence GTGACCGATCCGGCGGAAGCAAAGGCGACGGCCGAGCGGACGGTGCTGCTGCGGCCCAGAACCGATGCCGATCTACCGGGGCTTTTGGCGATCCTGGCGGCCTGTGCTGAGGATTCCGGATATTTCGCCGACGATGCCGGCAGGCTGGTGCCGCATGCGCTCGAATCGCTGGCTGATCCGAGGTTCAGCGCATCGTGGGTCGCTGAAGACCAGCACGGACTGCTCGGCCAGGTTTCGATCATGCCCTTGTCGGCGAGCGAGGACCTGGCCTATCTGCCGTTCTGGTTGGCCGCGACCGGTGCGCCGATCGAACGGCATTGCCTGATCAAACGGCTCTTCGTCGATCCGCAGCAGCAAGGGCGCGGCGTGGCCCGTTCCTTGATGTCCGCCGCAATGGCCGTGATCTCGGCGAACGGAATGATCGGCGTGCTGGATACGGCGTCGGTGGCCGAGTCGGCGATGGCGCTGTACCGCAGGTCCGGCTGGCGCGAAGTGGCGCGCTGCAAGCCGACCTGGAGCGATGGGGCTTTCGACGCAGTGCTCTTCGTGCAGCCCGGAAGCTGA
- a CDS encoding aldehyde dehydrogenase family protein: MLEDQRWAAKIFSSGWQPGSGTLDVVEPATGALLGRTGLADAADVAAASAAAAAAQPAWAAASILERAAVLRRAAGILEQHLAEITEQLIRETGSVPGKAGFELGLALRTLLEAAGLPGLAQGEVLPTAGDRWSFARRIPIGVVGVISPFNSPIVLGLRSVAPALALGNAVLLKPDPRTPIAGGVILARLFEEAGLPEGLLHVLPGGAETGQAVVRAAEVQMISFTGSAATGRQVGELAAAQLKKTHLELGGKNSVLVLPGADLARAASAAAFASFFHQGQVCMSAGRILVPEAQHDEFVELLCAAADRLKAGDPRLADSDLGPLIDARQLARIESIVSDSVADGARIRTGGETAGLFMQPLVLSGLRPEHRAWQAEIFGPVAPVMEYRDLDQAVELVNATEYGLSTAILGDVGTAMRLADRIRSGIVHINEQTIDDEPNVPFGGTGASGNGTRFGGAAANLEAYTETQWLTVRSEIADYPF, encoded by the coding sequence GTGTTGGAAGACCAGCGGTGGGCAGCGAAGATCTTCAGTTCCGGCTGGCAGCCGGGCAGCGGGACGCTCGACGTCGTCGAGCCGGCCACCGGGGCATTGTTGGGCCGCACCGGCCTGGCCGACGCCGCGGACGTGGCTGCGGCGTCGGCCGCAGCTGCCGCCGCGCAGCCGGCCTGGGCGGCGGCGTCGATCCTGGAACGCGCCGCGGTACTGCGCCGGGCTGCCGGGATCCTGGAGCAGCATCTCGCGGAAATCACCGAGCAGCTGATCCGGGAAACCGGTTCGGTGCCGGGCAAGGCGGGCTTCGAACTCGGCTTGGCCCTGCGCACTCTGCTGGAAGCCGCCGGGCTGCCCGGCCTCGCGCAGGGTGAAGTGCTGCCCACGGCCGGTGACCGATGGTCGTTCGCCCGCCGGATTCCGATCGGGGTGGTCGGGGTCATCTCGCCGTTCAATTCGCCGATCGTGCTCGGCTTGCGGTCGGTGGCGCCGGCTTTGGCCCTGGGCAACGCCGTGCTGCTCAAACCCGACCCGCGCACCCCGATTGCGGGTGGGGTCATTCTGGCTCGCCTGTTCGAAGAGGCCGGATTGCCGGAGGGACTGTTGCACGTGCTGCCGGGCGGGGCGGAAACCGGACAGGCCGTCGTGCGGGCGGCCGAAGTGCAGATGATTTCCTTCACCGGTTCGGCGGCCACCGGTCGGCAGGTCGGCGAACTGGCCGCAGCCCAGTTGAAAAAGACCCATCTGGAACTCGGCGGCAAGAACTCGGTGCTGGTGCTGCCCGGCGCGGATTTGGCCAGAGCGGCTTCGGCAGCTGCTTTCGCGAGCTTTTTCCACCAGGGCCAGGTATGCATGTCGGCCGGCCGGATTCTGGTTCCGGAAGCGCAGCACGACGAGTTCGTGGAACTGCTCTGCGCGGCGGCCGATCGGCTCAAGGCCGGTGACCCGAGGTTGGCCGATTCTGATCTCGGCCCCTTGATCGATGCCCGGCAACTGGCCAGGATCGAATCCATCGTGTCGGATTCGGTGGCCGATGGCGCCCGGATCCGGACCGGTGGCGAGACCGCCGGTTTGTTCATGCAGCCTCTGGTGCTCAGTGGATTGCGTCCGGAGCACCGCGCCTGGCAGGCGGAAATCTTCGGACCGGTGGCGCCGGTCATGGAGTACCGCGACCTGGATCAGGCGGTGGAGTTGGTGAATGCGACCGAGTACGGGCTGAGCACGGCGATCCTGGGCGACGTCGGTACCGCCATGCGGCTCGCGGACCGGATCCGTTCCGGCATCGTGCATATCAATGAGCAGACCATCGACGACGAACCGAATGTGCCCTTCGGTGGCACCGGGGCATCCGGGAACGGCACCCGGTTCGGCGGAGCAGCAGCAAATCTCGAGGCTTATACCGAAACCCAATGGCTTACCGTGCGGTCGGAGATCGCAGACTATCCGTTCTGA
- a CDS encoding GNAT family N-acetyltransferase: MSNDLVITALRLPATLDAPDAADFHSLSAAVDQIKRDIWHNDDRLATPLARLVSSRSDEYCERLIFLGQVAGETVGYCWAMRYLKDNPNSAYLFAAVLPQFRRRGYGRAMLEHVERLALHNGRTVFQSSTEHPADFDLQGTGVLVPKSGSGAVPLDSAAVQFARQAGYELELVERFSELPLPLPPEKLQAFVTAARAKSGDGYRLVFWKDRVPEEIVESFTTALTQMSIDIPTAGLDSEAEYWDVARLRKDEADRVAAGQGNYGCAAVDRASGEVAAYSYFGYHPEKPGVLSQEDTFVSGAHRGKRLGMLIKAANLQRMAELVPQAEKVITWNAAENEHMLAINVDLGFTPVGYDGEWQKISSETQNGSAQ, from the coding sequence ATGAGCAACGACTTGGTGATCACTGCGCTGCGTTTGCCGGCGACGCTGGACGCCCCGGATGCGGCCGACTTCCATTCGCTCAGTGCGGCCGTCGATCAGATCAAACGGGACATCTGGCACAACGATGACCGGCTTGCCACGCCCTTGGCGCGCTTGGTTTCCTCCCGTTCGGACGAATACTGCGAGCGGCTGATCTTCCTGGGCCAGGTGGCCGGGGAGACTGTCGGGTATTGCTGGGCGATGCGGTATTTGAAGGACAATCCGAATTCGGCTTACCTGTTCGCCGCAGTGCTGCCGCAGTTCCGGCGTCGCGGCTACGGCCGGGCGATGCTCGAACACGTCGAGCGACTCGCCCTGCACAACGGCCGTACGGTTTTCCAGAGCAGCACGGAACACCCCGCGGACTTCGATCTGCAGGGGACCGGCGTCCTGGTTCCGAAATCCGGCAGCGGCGCGGTGCCCCTGGACTCGGCAGCGGTGCAATTCGCCAGGCAAGCCGGCTACGAGTTGGAACTGGTCGAGCGGTTCAGCGAATTGCCGCTGCCGCTGCCGCCGGAAAAGTTGCAAGCCTTCGTGACGGCTGCCCGGGCGAAATCCGGTGACGGCTACCGATTGGTTTTCTGGAAAGACCGGGTTCCCGAGGAAATCGTGGAAAGCTTCACCACCGCGTTGACCCAGATGAGCATCGACATCCCCACTGCGGGGCTGGATTCCGAGGCCGAATATTGGGACGTGGCACGGCTTCGGAAGGACGAAGCCGATCGCGTGGCGGCTGGCCAGGGCAATTACGGCTGCGCTGCCGTGGACCGGGCATCCGGGGAAGTGGCAGCATACAGCTACTTCGGTTACCACCCGGAGAAGCCCGGAGTGCTCAGCCAGGAAGACACTTTCGTCAGCGGGGCGCACCGCGGGAAGCGGCTCGGCATGTTGATCAAGGCGGCCAATTTGCAACGCATGGCCGAGCTCGTGCCGCAGGCCGAAAAAGTGATCACCTGGAATGCCGCGGAAAACGAGCACATGTTGGCGATCAATGTCGACTTGGGCTTCACCCCGGTCGGCTACGACGGCGAATGGCAGAAGATCAGCAGCGAAACACAGAACGGATCAGCGCAGTGA
- the nusG gene encoding transcription termination/antitermination protein NusG has product MSEQELDMTEQSEEPGAEQDAAQDELVDAVAPAGEVAETEAEAEATESEDADSADDSEAAAGEEPADAVPAVDPVEEFKAKLRRQEGDWYVIHSYAGYENRVKANLETRSQSLNMEEHIFEIQVPMEEVVEIKNAQRKVVNRVRIPGYVLVRMELTDASWGVVRHTPGVTGFVGNAHNPVPLRLDEVFSMLAPVFEEEQAAENGKGSATKAAQAPIAVDFEIGESVIVKEGPFETLPATISEIKPESQTLVVLVSLFERETPVTLSFGQVTKI; this is encoded by the coding sequence GTGTCTGAGCAGGAGCTCGATATGACGGAACAGAGCGAAGAGCCCGGTGCCGAGCAGGATGCTGCCCAGGACGAACTCGTCGATGCTGTAGCGCCGGCCGGGGAAGTCGCAGAGACTGAAGCCGAGGCGGAAGCCACCGAATCCGAAGACGCTGATTCCGCCGACGATTCCGAGGCCGCTGCTGGCGAGGAGCCGGCAGACGCCGTCCCCGCAGTGGATCCGGTGGAAGAATTCAAAGCCAAACTCCGCCGCCAAGAGGGCGACTGGTACGTCATCCACTCCTACGCCGGTTACGAAAACCGGGTGAAGGCGAACCTGGAGACCCGGAGCCAGTCGCTCAACATGGAAGAGCACATCTTCGAAATCCAGGTCCCGATGGAAGAAGTCGTCGAGATCAAGAATGCGCAGCGCAAGGTGGTCAACCGCGTGCGCATCCCCGGCTACGTGCTGGTGCGGATGGAATTGACCGATGCTTCCTGGGGCGTCGTGCGGCACACTCCCGGCGTCACCGGATTCGTGGGCAATGCGCACAACCCGGTGCCCTTGCGCCTGGACGAAGTTTTCTCGATGCTCGCCCCGGTCTTCGAAGAAGAGCAAGCGGCCGAGAACGGCAAGGGCTCGGCGACCAAGGCCGCCCAGGCGCCGATCGCAGTCGACTTCGAAATCGGCGAATCCGTGATCGTCAAGGAAGGCCCGTTCGAGACCCTCCCGGCCACGATCTCGGAGATCAAACCCGAGTCGCAGACCCTGGTGGTTCTGGTCTCCCTGTTCGAGCGCGAGACCCCGGTGACGCTCTCGTTCGGCCAAGTCACCAAGATCTAG